The following are encoded in a window of Castanea sativa cultivar Marrone di Chiusa Pesio chromosome 5, ASM4071231v1 genomic DNA:
- the LOC142636115 gene encoding nuclear pore complex protein NUP50A-like, which yields MGDAENALPPSKKRSAGRELTKDNAGLDDEEDAPEQESGTFKRASEDVLATRRIVKVRRNQTTSAPSSNPFAGISLVPPKESNVASAEVTSEAQAAGEKTVSDDVDGEDDAEKGNEKGKDEENKQLESTDDKAGDESAVGKENAVEENSNIGSEATEPKIDNEQTAKEAKTEDEDKKDDYSEKVNSGAEGTPLSSFQQLSSSKNAFTGLAGTGISTSTFSFGSISKDGSALGTASASLFGVKDDKPFGLAPSNNGSSSIFGASGASTASKSEGSGFPSKQEVVMETGEEQERVVFTADSVMFEFVDGGWKERGKGELKVNVSTTGTEKARLVMRARGNYRLILNASLYPDMKLTNMEKKGITFACVNSASEGKDGLSTFALKFKDASIVEEFRAAVTAHKSKTSEVLKTPENSPKASDD from the coding sequence ATGGGGGATGCGGAAAATGCCCTTCCACCTTCAAAGAAGAGGTCTGCGGGAAGGGAACTCACTAAAGATAATGCTGGTCTTGATGATGAGGAGGATGCTCCTGAACAAGAGAGTGGAACTTTCAAGAGGGCCAGTGAGGATGTGCTAGCAACCAGAAGAATTGTCAAAGTTCGTCGAAATCAGACAACATCGGCTCCCTCTTCCAATCCATTTGCTGGGATTAGCTTGGTTCCTCCTAAGGAGTCCAATGTAGCCTCAGCTGAGGTTACAAGTGAAGCACAAGCTGCTGGTGAGAAGACGGTTTCAGATGATGTAGATGGAGAAGATGACGCGGAAAAGGGGAATGAAAAGGGTAAAGATGAGGAGAATAAGCAGTTAGAAAGCACAGATGATAAGGCAGGGGATGAATCTGCAGTAGGTAAGGAGAACGCTGTGGAGGAGAACAGCAATATTGGGAGTGAGGCAACTGAACCGAAGATAGATAATGAACAAACTGCAAAAGAAGCGAAGACTGAAGATGAAGACAAGAAAGATGATTACAGTGAAAAAGTGAATTCTGGTGCGGAAGGCACTCCTTTGAGCTCATTCCAACAGCTTTCAAGCAGCAAAAATGCCTTCACTGGTCTTGCTGGAACTGGAATATCCACCTCTACATTTTCCTTCGGGTCTATTTCAAAGGATGGGTCTGCACTTGGTACTGCTTCTGCATCGCTTTTTGGGGTGAAAGATGACAAGCCTTTTGGCCTTGCTCCCTCTAATAATGGAAGTTCTTCAATTTTTGGTGCATCAGGGGCTTCCACTGCTTCAAAGAGTGAGGGAAGTGGTTTCCCATCAAAGCAGGAGGTTGTGATGGAGACTGGGGAAGAACAGGAGAGAGTGGTTTTCACTGCTGATTCCGTGATGTTTGAATTTGTTGATGGAGGTTGGAAGGAACGTGGAAAGGGAGAACTAAAGGTGAATGTCTCCACCACTGGCACGGAAAAAGCCAGACTTGTTATGCGAGCCAGAGGGAATTACAGGTTGATTTTGAATGCAAGTCTTTACCCAGATATGAAGCTCACAAATATGGAGAAGAAAGGCATCACATTTGCCTGCGTTAATAGTGCCAGTGAAGGGAAGGATGGTCTTTCTACATTTGCTTTGAAGTTCAAGGATGCTTCCATAGTGGAGGAGTTTCGAGCTGCCGTTACAGCACATAAAAGCAAGACCTCTGAAGTTCTGAAGACTCCAGAGAACTCCCCCAAGGCTTCTGATGATTGA